The Antennarius striatus isolate MH-2024 chromosome 20, ASM4005453v1, whole genome shotgun sequence genome includes a region encoding these proteins:
- the epc1a gene encoding enhancer of polycomb homolog 1 isoform X2, which yields MVIPVPEAERNITHYESLYPGEFKMPKQLIHIQPFSLDTEQPDYDLDSEDDTFVNKLKKKMEITALQFEEMIDRLEKGSGQQLVSLQEAKLLLKEDDELIKEVFDYWSRKRKTCKGGSLIPNVKQEKRDGSSTSDPYVAFRRRTEKMQTRKNRKNDEASYEKMLKLRRDLSRAVTILEMIKRREKSKRELLHLTLEIVEKRNTMPDFGSEVMAEALAQRALMKPVYTIPIIPLSNSSQYRHQDHLDMKDYKKPEKTEAVRTKRKYEKKPKIPPLSAAPHSGPSAFNPKDLNQYDFPSSDDEPFSQIHSGSSEAEEENDPDGGYGFRRKAGCHYYASRPDQGGDWPWASPLEGGPGDPRFRYCLTSLNAPRCCVGLARRRVGRGGRFLLDRAHTDLDSDPEPEPLALPLPLCNANTSTSETNTSDLTSSSHHHPSSSSPSSRSPSSRTPTDLSQILLNIKSCRWRHFRPRTLSHHLPGGGDAFRRGFRDFSRTASGLTRTPSGGAQNRTGPAPPPVNVFTAEQYQQHQEQLVLMQKQQLEQSQQQQASNAGTANNAQALASKTLDQASAQFAASALVTTDQLLTFKSKEELVLASGVNGVLTGAGVFKGLHLSGAAPLHPTNQLTHPTANAAPAFLQPSSNPTAASPANAIPTSLASTPGAHAATALGILGCGAPNATPATTQVLIGNNICLSVPSAASLAGRHIPRTLGSVPASALKLSAANNLQMPKVSGAPPIDLGSRDNHDEDKPALSSIADNTVAMEVT from the exons ATGGTCATCCCCGTCCCCGAGGCGGAGCGCAACATCACGCACTACGAGTCCCTCTACCCCGGGGAGTTCAAGATGCCAAAGCAGCTCATTCACATACAGC CTTTCAGTTTGGACACGGAGCAGCCGGACTACGACCTGGACTCGGAGGACGACACGTTTGTGaacaagctgaagaaaaaaatggaaattacGGCGCTGCAGTTTGAAGAAATGATAGACCGGCTGGAGAAAGGCAGCGGGCAGCAG ctggtcAGCCTGCAGGAGGccaagctgctgctgaaggaggATGACGAGCTGATCAAGGAGGTGTTCGACTACTGGAGCCGCAAGAGGAAAACTTGCAAGGGCGGCTCGCTCATCCCCAACGTCAAGCAGGAGAAGAGAGACGGCTCCAGCACCAGCGACCCCTACGTGGCCTTCCGCCGGCGGACCGAGAAGATGCAGACCCGGAAG AACCGCAAAAACGACGAGGCGTCGTACGAGAAGATGCTGAAGCTGCGCCGCGACCTGAGCCGAGCCGTCACCATCCTGGAGATGAtcaagaggagggagaagagcaAGAGGGAGCTGCTGCACCTCACGCTGGAGATCgtggagaagag AAACACCATGCCGGATTTCGGCAGCGAGGTGATGGCCGAGGCCCTCGCCCAGAGGGCCCTGATGAAGCCCGTCTACACCATCCCCATCATCCCCCTGTCCAACAGCAGCCAGTACCGACACCAGGACCACCTGGACATGAAGGACTACAAGAAG CCGGAGAAGACGGAGGCGGTGCGCACCAAACGGAAATACGAGAAGAAGCCCAAGATCCCCCCCCTGTCAGCGGCGCCGCATTCAGGACCCTCCGCGTTCAACCCCAAGGACCTCAACCAGTACGACTTCCCCAGCTCCGACGACGAGCCCTTCTCACAG ATCCATTCAGGCTCCtcggaggcggaggaggagaaCGACCCCGACGGGGGCTATGGGTTCAGGAGGAAGGCCGGCTGTCACTACTACGCT TCTCGTCCGGACCAGGGGGGTGACTGGCCGTGGGCGAGCCCGCTGGAGGGGGGGCCAGGCGACCCGCGCTTCCGCTACTGCCTGACGTCGCTGAACGCGCCGCGCTGCTGCGTAGGCTTGGCCCGGCGCCGCGTGGGGAGAGGGGGCAG GTTCCTGTTGGACCGGGCGCACACGGACCTGGACTCCGACCCGGAGCCCGAACCGCTCGCCTTGCCGCTTCCACTCTGCAACGCCAACACCAGTACCTCAGAAACCAATACCTCGGACTTGACcagctcctcccaccaccacccctcttcctcctcgccgTCGTCCCGGTCGCCATCTTCACGCACCCCCACGGACCTCAGCCAGATTCTTTTGAACATTAAGTCATGCCGCTGGAGGCACTTCAGACCACGGACGCTATCCCATCACCTCCCGGGCGGAGGAGACGCGTTTCGCAGAGGATTTAGGGATTTTAGCCGCACCGCATCGGGACTAACCCGGACCCCGTCTGGAGGAGCCCAGAACCGCACCGGCCCCGCACCCCCACCCGTAAATG TGTTCACAGCGGAGCAGTACCAGCAGCACCAGGAGCAGCTGGTCCTCATgcagaagcagcagctggagcagagCCAGCAGCAGCAAGCTAGCAACGCCGGTACCGCTAACAACGCACAG GCGCTCGCGTCCAAGACGCTGGACCAGGCCAGCGCCCAGTTCGCCGCCTCGGCCCTCGTCACCACGGACCAGCTGCTGACCTTCAAGTCCAAAGAGGAGTTGGTGCTGGCGAGCGGCGTGAACGGCGTCCTGACGGGAGCAG GTGTGTTCAAAGGCCTCCACCTCTCCGGTGCCGCCCCCCTCCACCCGACGAACCAGCTGACACACCCCACCGCCAACGCCGCCCCCGCGTTCCTCCAGCCCTCCTCCAATCCCACCGCCGCTTCTCCCGCCAACGCCATCCCCACCTCCCTCGCCTCCACCCCGGGTGCCCACGCCGCCACCGCGCTGGGCATCCTGGGATGCGGCGCCCCCAACGCCACCCCCGCCACCACTCAGGTCCTCATCGGGAACAACATCTGTCTGAGCGTCCCGTCCGCCGCCAGCCTGGCAGGACGCCACATCCCCCGGACCCTCGGCAGCGTGCCGGCCTCCGCCTTAAAGCTGTCCGCCGCCAACAACCTGCAGATGCCCAAAGTGTCTGGAGCTCCGCCCATCGACCTGGGGTCAAG GGATAATCACGACGAAGACAAGCCAGCGCTGAGCAGTATAGCAGACAACACAGTGGCCATGGAGGTGACGTAG
- the epc1a gene encoding enhancer of polycomb homolog 1 isoform X1, whose protein sequence is MSKLSFRARALDASKPLPVFRCEDLPDLHEYASINRAVPQMPTGMEKEEESEHHLQRAISAQQVYGEKRDNMVIPVPEAERNITHYESLYPGEFKMPKQLIHIQPFSLDTEQPDYDLDSEDDTFVNKLKKKMEITALQFEEMIDRLEKGSGQQLVSLQEAKLLLKEDDELIKEVFDYWSRKRKTCKGGSLIPNVKQEKRDGSSTSDPYVAFRRRTEKMQTRKNRKNDEASYEKMLKLRRDLSRAVTILEMIKRREKSKRELLHLTLEIVEKRNTMPDFGSEVMAEALAQRALMKPVYTIPIIPLSNSSQYRHQDHLDMKDYKKPEKTEAVRTKRKYEKKPKIPPLSAAPHSGPSAFNPKDLNQYDFPSSDDEPFSQIHSGSSEAEEENDPDGGYGFRRKAGCHYYASRPDQGGDWPWASPLEGGPGDPRFRYCLTSLNAPRCCVGLARRRVGRGGRFLLDRAHTDLDSDPEPEPLALPLPLCNANTSTSETNTSDLTSSSHHHPSSSSPSSRSPSSRTPTDLSQILLNIKSCRWRHFRPRTLSHHLPGGGDAFRRGFRDFSRTASGLTRTPSGGAQNRTGPAPPPVNVFTAEQYQQHQEQLVLMQKQQLEQSQQQQASNAGTANNAQALASKTLDQASAQFAASALVTTDQLLTFKSKEELVLASGVNGVLTGAGVFKGLHLSGAAPLHPTNQLTHPTANAAPAFLQPSSNPTAASPANAIPTSLASTPGAHAATALGILGCGAPNATPATTQVLIGNNICLSVPSAASLAGRHIPRTLGSVPASALKLSAANNLQMPKVSGAPPIDLGSRDNHDEDKPALSSIADNTVAMEVT, encoded by the exons ATGAGTAAATTGTCGTTTCGGGCGCGGGCGCTGGATGCTAGCAAGCCCCTGCCCGTCTTCCGCTGCGAGGACCTGCCGGACCTGCACGAATACGCCTCGATCAACCGGGCGGTGCCGCAGATGCCGACGGggatggagaaagaggaggaatcG GAGCACCACCTCCAGCGGGCCATCTCAGCGCAGCAGGTCTACGGCGAGAAGCGCGACAACATGGTCATCCCCGTCCCCGAGGCGGAGCGCAACATCACGCACTACGAGTCCCTCTACCCCGGGGAGTTCAAGATGCCAAAGCAGCTCATTCACATACAGC CTTTCAGTTTGGACACGGAGCAGCCGGACTACGACCTGGACTCGGAGGACGACACGTTTGTGaacaagctgaagaaaaaaatggaaattacGGCGCTGCAGTTTGAAGAAATGATAGACCGGCTGGAGAAAGGCAGCGGGCAGCAG ctggtcAGCCTGCAGGAGGccaagctgctgctgaaggaggATGACGAGCTGATCAAGGAGGTGTTCGACTACTGGAGCCGCAAGAGGAAAACTTGCAAGGGCGGCTCGCTCATCCCCAACGTCAAGCAGGAGAAGAGAGACGGCTCCAGCACCAGCGACCCCTACGTGGCCTTCCGCCGGCGGACCGAGAAGATGCAGACCCGGAAG AACCGCAAAAACGACGAGGCGTCGTACGAGAAGATGCTGAAGCTGCGCCGCGACCTGAGCCGAGCCGTCACCATCCTGGAGATGAtcaagaggagggagaagagcaAGAGGGAGCTGCTGCACCTCACGCTGGAGATCgtggagaagag AAACACCATGCCGGATTTCGGCAGCGAGGTGATGGCCGAGGCCCTCGCCCAGAGGGCCCTGATGAAGCCCGTCTACACCATCCCCATCATCCCCCTGTCCAACAGCAGCCAGTACCGACACCAGGACCACCTGGACATGAAGGACTACAAGAAG CCGGAGAAGACGGAGGCGGTGCGCACCAAACGGAAATACGAGAAGAAGCCCAAGATCCCCCCCCTGTCAGCGGCGCCGCATTCAGGACCCTCCGCGTTCAACCCCAAGGACCTCAACCAGTACGACTTCCCCAGCTCCGACGACGAGCCCTTCTCACAG ATCCATTCAGGCTCCtcggaggcggaggaggagaaCGACCCCGACGGGGGCTATGGGTTCAGGAGGAAGGCCGGCTGTCACTACTACGCT TCTCGTCCGGACCAGGGGGGTGACTGGCCGTGGGCGAGCCCGCTGGAGGGGGGGCCAGGCGACCCGCGCTTCCGCTACTGCCTGACGTCGCTGAACGCGCCGCGCTGCTGCGTAGGCTTGGCCCGGCGCCGCGTGGGGAGAGGGGGCAG GTTCCTGTTGGACCGGGCGCACACGGACCTGGACTCCGACCCGGAGCCCGAACCGCTCGCCTTGCCGCTTCCACTCTGCAACGCCAACACCAGTACCTCAGAAACCAATACCTCGGACTTGACcagctcctcccaccaccacccctcttcctcctcgccgTCGTCCCGGTCGCCATCTTCACGCACCCCCACGGACCTCAGCCAGATTCTTTTGAACATTAAGTCATGCCGCTGGAGGCACTTCAGACCACGGACGCTATCCCATCACCTCCCGGGCGGAGGAGACGCGTTTCGCAGAGGATTTAGGGATTTTAGCCGCACCGCATCGGGACTAACCCGGACCCCGTCTGGAGGAGCCCAGAACCGCACCGGCCCCGCACCCCCACCCGTAAATG TGTTCACAGCGGAGCAGTACCAGCAGCACCAGGAGCAGCTGGTCCTCATgcagaagcagcagctggagcagagCCAGCAGCAGCAAGCTAGCAACGCCGGTACCGCTAACAACGCACAG GCGCTCGCGTCCAAGACGCTGGACCAGGCCAGCGCCCAGTTCGCCGCCTCGGCCCTCGTCACCACGGACCAGCTGCTGACCTTCAAGTCCAAAGAGGAGTTGGTGCTGGCGAGCGGCGTGAACGGCGTCCTGACGGGAGCAG GTGTGTTCAAAGGCCTCCACCTCTCCGGTGCCGCCCCCCTCCACCCGACGAACCAGCTGACACACCCCACCGCCAACGCCGCCCCCGCGTTCCTCCAGCCCTCCTCCAATCCCACCGCCGCTTCTCCCGCCAACGCCATCCCCACCTCCCTCGCCTCCACCCCGGGTGCCCACGCCGCCACCGCGCTGGGCATCCTGGGATGCGGCGCCCCCAACGCCACCCCCGCCACCACTCAGGTCCTCATCGGGAACAACATCTGTCTGAGCGTCCCGTCCGCCGCCAGCCTGGCAGGACGCCACATCCCCCGGACCCTCGGCAGCGTGCCGGCCTCCGCCTTAAAGCTGTCCGCCGCCAACAACCTGCAGATGCCCAAAGTGTCTGGAGCTCCGCCCATCGACCTGGGGTCAAG GGATAATCACGACGAAGACAAGCCAGCGCTGAGCAGTATAGCAGACAACACAGTGGCCATGGAGGTGACGTAG